A genomic segment from Bacillus rossius redtenbacheri isolate Brsri chromosome 5, Brsri_v3, whole genome shotgun sequence encodes:
- the LOC134532120 gene encoding protein takeout-like: protein MVVSAVLLAGLLVVAASALELPPYIKSCSRKDPNLDECTLKNGIAAIPSIIKGDRKYKIPVVDPLKITEIRIEDANKGSSPTGLQIVFRDLNVHGLERVQLKKARFDLQKQHITIELHIPDLSLLTRYEVDGKILVLPIKGKGDGNINMTDVDISYGLDYSLVTRGGDQHMKAGNSSLQHSARHVQIYLDNLFNGDKTLGESTNSFLNENWEVLNTEIGPYIAQAIGEAIKQIVANCMDLVPYKDLFTD, encoded by the exons CGCCCTACATCAAGTCCTGCTCCAGGAAGGATCCCAACCTGGACGAGTGCACGCTCAAGAATGGAATTGCAGCCATTCCATCCATAATCAAAG GAGACCGCAAGTACAAGATCCCGGTGGTGGATCCCCTGAAGATCACAGAGATCCGCATAGAGGACGCCAACAAGGGCAGCTCGCCCACGGGTCTGCAGATAGTGTTCAGGGACCTGAATGTGCACGGACTGGAGCGTGTGCAGCTGAAGAAGGCGCG GTTCGACCTGCAGAAGCAGCACATAACAATCGAGCTGCACATCCCGGACTTATCGCTGCTGACGCGGTACGAGGTGGACGGCAAGATCCTGGTGCTGCCCATCAAGGGGAAAGGAGACGGCAACATCAACATGA CCGACGTGGACATCTCGTACGGGCTGGACTACTCGCTGGTGACCCGGGGCGGTGATCAGCACATGAAGGCGGGCAACAGCAGCCTGCAGCACTCGGCCCGTCACGTGCAGATCTACCTGGACAACCTGTTCAACGGCGACAAGACGCTGG GTGAGAGCACCAACAGCTTCCTGAACGAGAACTGGGAGGTGCTGAACACCGAGATAGGCCCGTACATCGCCCAGGCAATCGGCGAGGCCATCAAGCAGATCGTGGCCAACTGCATGGACCTGGTGCCCTACAAGGACCTGTTCACCGACTAG